A stretch of the bacterium genome encodes the following:
- a CDS encoding zinc ribbon domain-containing protein produces MVDHYKLCPLCGHFVHIHFPDKYCIACGTKLIDSCTSCNAPIESPVARFCPQCGGGLTVIKTRQKSRGRATRTCPS; encoded by the coding sequence ATGGTGGATCACTACAAACTATGTCCGCTGTGCGGACATTTCGTCCATATCCATTTCCCCGACAAATACTGTATCGCATGCGGCACGAAACTTATTGATTCGTGCACGTCATGCAATGCCCCGATCGAATCGCCGGTAGCGAGATTCTGTCCTCAGTGCGGTGGGGGATTAACCGTGATAAAAACAAGACAGAAATCGCGGGGAAGGGCAACTCGGACATGCCCGAGCTGA
- a CDS encoding sigma 54-interacting transcriptional regulator — METMDVRRFSVRDKGTLTAATPSCDSGEGVEGQRADLNISCDKRTGGNSREFIFRSGRMQRLNYEIARIAQFDFDVLLLGETGVGKDLIAAEIHRRSGRSDNPFLPIPLRSLNPTLLESELFGHERGAFSGAEVAKPGKFEVAHHGTVYIPEISSLSEDIQLKLLYFMQYKSCLRVGEDPRHRERCCDVRLIFASNDDLDDLVRDGSLREDFYYRIKGLSVKIPPLRERIEDIEVLAKHFIEKYGLGASFTLCDSALNDMMQYSWPGNVRELENMIKAEIPFAEDGVIAPGSLQPYGGSHAGADDLRRYVQGRKTLPSFDRILEELRTVYFADVMRRAGRHVPTAAQIAGMSEQGFRKALRKLQEI, encoded by the coding sequence ATGGAAACAATGGATGTGCGCCGCTTCAGCGTTCGCGACAAGGGCACGCTGACCGCGGCAACACCCTCGTGTGATTCAGGCGAAGGGGTCGAAGGACAAAGAGCTGATCTAAACATCTCATGTGATAAACGTACCGGTGGGAACAGTCGCGAATTCATTTTTCGCTCGGGACGCATGCAGCGACTGAATTACGAGATCGCTCGCATCGCGCAGTTTGATTTCGATGTATTGCTGCTGGGCGAAACCGGGGTGGGGAAGGACCTGATTGCCGCTGAAATACACAGACGGAGTGGGCGGAGCGACAACCCGTTTCTCCCAATTCCATTGAGAAGCTTGAATCCTACCCTCCTGGAATCCGAGTTGTTCGGGCATGAGCGTGGTGCGTTCTCGGGGGCCGAAGTGGCAAAACCGGGCAAATTCGAAGTCGCGCATCACGGTACGGTGTACATTCCGGAGATCTCCAGCCTGAGCGAGGATATCCAACTGAAGCTGCTCTATTTCATGCAGTATAAAAGCTGTCTCAGAGTGGGAGAGGATCCAAGACATCGTGAGAGATGCTGCGACGTTCGGCTGATTTTCGCCAGCAACGACGATCTGGACGATCTCGTTCGTGATGGTTCATTGCGGGAGGATTTCTATTACAGGATCAAGGGGCTTTCAGTCAAGATCCCTCCACTTCGGGAACGAATAGAAGATATCGAAGTGCTTGCGAAACACTTCATTGAGAAATACGGACTCGGCGCCTCCTTCACGCTATGCGATTCAGCACTCAATGACATGATGCAATATTCATGGCCGGGCAACGTCAGGGAACTCGAGAACATGATTAAGGCGGAGATTCCCTTTGCTGAGGACGGAGTGATAGCACCAGGCTCGTTGCAGCCCTATGGAGGTTCCCACGCCGGGGCAGATGATTTGCGTCGATATGTCCAGGGCAGGAAGACGCTGCCCAGCTTTGACAGGATACTGGAGGAATTGCGCACCGTGTATTTTGCCGATGTGATGCGGCGTGCCGGACGTCATGTCCCTACTGCCGCACAGATTGCTGGCATGAGTGAGCAGGGATTCAGAAAAGCCCTGCGGAAACTTCAGGAAATATGA
- a CDS encoding DUF1573 domain-containing protein: protein MNIMKTLMAAVLLVLVAAPFAFSQTNTPAQDQCLKLEGTSDYYFGEIDPNNSVEHTFIYVNNCGETIEIERARASCGCTAAVLSEKVIPPGGKAEIQVKFTPPRGSRGKVTKTVSVYLKGDDKPYSIIRFSAKIKTDFEIHPQYIQLQNFHVGDKATGSVEIKNVSEDDLNFESISINMTTYADTAGDGRTVAMPLRGATVEPTSMKIKPGESRQITVSMIPVFKGQINGAVRLKTNKNEGIIQVWGIIREREKATLRQTENQSRVLKTD, encoded by the coding sequence ATGAACATCATGAAGACGCTTATGGCGGCGGTATTGCTCGTGCTTGTCGCGGCACCGTTCGCTTTCTCGCAGACGAACACACCTGCGCAGGACCAGTGCCTGAAGCTCGAAGGGACTTCGGATTATTACTTTGGCGAAATCGATCCAAATAATTCGGTAGAACACACGTTTATTTACGTGAATAACTGCGGGGAAACGATTGAAATCGAGCGCGCACGCGCCAGTTGCGGCTGCACCGCCGCCGTGCTTTCCGAAAAAGTCATTCCTCCCGGCGGCAAGGCCGAGATCCAGGTCAAGTTCACTCCTCCCCGCGGAAGCCGCGGCAAGGTGACCAAGACCGTGAGTGTGTATCTGAAGGGTGACGACAAGCCGTATTCCATCATCCGTTTTTCCGCGAAGATCAAGACGGATTTTGAAATCCATCCGCAGTACATTCAGCTGCAGAACTTCCACGTCGGCGACAAGGCCACGGGAAGCGTCGAGATCAAGAACGTATCTGAGGATGACCTCAATTTCGAAAGCATTTCCATCAACATGACTACGTATGCTGACACGGCCGGTGACGGACGCACGGTTGCCATGCCGCTTCGCGGTGCCACCGTGGAACCGACCAGCATGAAGATCAAGCCGGGTGAATCACGGCAGATCACGGTTTCCATGATTCCCGTGTTCAAGGGACAGATCAACGGTGCCGTTCGCCTGAAGACCAACAAGAATGAAGGCATCATCCAGGTCTGGGGTATTATCCGTGAGCGCGAGAAAGCCACGCTGCGTCAGACCGAGAATCAGAGCCGCGTGCTCAAAACCGACTAA
- a CDS encoding DUF1573 domain-containing protein, translating into MKSSIIFPVLLFFSSFAAQAQLRFDALEKDFGDLRPLETRNMEFRVYNDGATTVHLAEPKPSCGCTATILEHSELEPGGSTVIGVRFHASPGMMGPMTKSIAISTLEEGSPKHAATLRIHARVIGDVIYEPGVLRFSTVIGDTVQMQLVLISNTDHDVPLRDITASMLAYVDTSEGNTYRVANVQTRPFTAFHLEKEAEEVRAGDSTIVTLTMIPGEKGQINGSIRIPIPNAELRVPVTGVVLRTRAP; encoded by the coding sequence ATGAAATCTTCAATAATTTTTCCAGTACTGCTTTTCTTTTCCAGCTTCGCCGCCCAGGCGCAGCTGCGTTTTGACGCACTGGAAAAGGATTTCGGCGATTTGCGTCCCCTCGAGACGCGGAACATGGAATTCCGGGTATACAATGATGGTGCTACCACCGTGCATCTCGCCGAACCGAAGCCGTCGTGCGGCTGCACCGCCACAATTCTCGAGCATTCCGAGCTCGAACCGGGCGGAAGCACCGTCATCGGTGTGCGTTTTCACGCCTCGCCGGGTATGATGGGGCCGATGACCAAGTCCATCGCCATCAGTACGCTCGAGGAGGGGAGTCCGAAGCATGCCGCGACCCTGCGTATTCATGCGCGCGTCATCGGAGACGTCATCTATGAACCTGGCGTGCTGCGATTTTCTACGGTGATCGGCGATACGGTGCAGATGCAACTCGTATTGATATCCAACACTGATCATGATGTTCCGCTGCGGGACATTACCGCCTCGATGCTGGCATATGTCGACACGTCTGAGGGCAATACCTATCGTGTCGCGAATGTTCAGACCCGGCCGTTTACAGCGTTCCATCTCGAGAAGGAAGCTGAGGAGGTCCGCGCGGGCGATTCGACCATCGTCACTCTCACGATGATCCCCGGTGAAAAGGGGCAGATCAACGGAAGCATACGCATCCCCATTCCGAATGCCGAACTCCGTGTGCCCGTCACCGGTGTGGTGCTTCGGACCCGGGCGCCATAG
- a CDS encoding 2-oxoacid:acceptor oxidoreductase family protein → MVEEVIFAGFGGQGVLSMGQVLAYSGMIEEREVCWMPSYGPEMRGGTANCIVTVSSDEISSPIIGKFDTVVALNQPSLDKFEEAVKPGGTLIYDSTNIIDPPKRSDIDIVPIPASEEAVKLKNTKIMNMIVLGAFLAKRETVKIETVLKALKQVLPERHHHLIPLNEQALQRGQELATASVPVA, encoded by the coding sequence ATGGTTGAGGAAGTCATTTTTGCCGGATTCGGCGGCCAGGGCGTGCTGTCGATGGGACAGGTTCTCGCGTACTCCGGAATGATCGAAGAGCGCGAAGTGTGCTGGATGCCGTCATATGGTCCTGAAATGCGTGGCGGTACGGCGAACTGCATCGTCACGGTCAGTTCTGATGAAATCAGTTCACCCATCATCGGGAAATTCGATACGGTCGTGGCTCTGAACCAGCCTTCTCTCGACAAGTTCGAGGAAGCGGTCAAACCGGGCGGCACGCTGATCTATGACAGTACGAACATCATCGACCCGCCGAAGCGCAGCGATATCGATATCGTACCGATTCCCGCAAGCGAGGAAGCCGTCAAGCTCAAGAATACAAAGATCATGAACATGATCGTGCTGGGCGCGTTTCTCGCCAAGCGTGAGACCGTAAAAATCGAGACCGTGCTCAAGGCGCTCAAGCAGGTGCTGCCCGAGCGGCATCATCACCTGATTCCTCTCAACGAGCAGGCACTGCAGCGTGGACAGGAACTTGCCACAGCTTCCGTTCCTGTCGCCTGA
- a CDS encoding 2-oxoglutarate oxidoreductase, producing MQEIEHHYDEMNIICERPAALLDTRMHYCPGCGHGVAHRILMEAVEELGIQEQTIGVAPVGCSVFAYHYMNVDMQEAAHGRATAVATGIKRCYPDKYVFTYQGDGDLAAIGTGETVHTVNRGENVLIVFINNAIYGMTGGQMAPTTLVSQKTSTTPYGREVPFMGNPLKITELLAQLPGAFYVTRQAVNTPANVRKAKKALLNGLKWQALKKGTCFVEIVSNCPTNWGMKPVESNKWLEENMLPYYPLGDMKVPSKEELENG from the coding sequence ATGCAGGAAATCGAACATCACTACGATGAGATGAATATCATCTGCGAACGTCCCGCCGCGCTGCTCGACACGCGAATGCACTATTGTCCGGGCTGCGGACACGGCGTCGCGCATCGCATCCTCATGGAAGCGGTCGAGGAACTCGGCATCCAGGAGCAGACCATCGGTGTCGCACCCGTGGGTTGCTCGGTGTTCGCCTATCATTATATGAATGTGGACATGCAGGAAGCAGCCCATGGTCGCGCAACAGCCGTGGCAACGGGCATCAAGCGCTGCTATCCGGACAAGTACGTTTTCACGTATCAGGGTGACGGCGATCTTGCCGCCATCGGCACAGGTGAAACCGTACACACGGTCAACCGCGGAGAAAACGTGCTGATCGTGTTCATCAACAACGCCATTTACGGTATGACCGGTGGACAGATGGCGCCCACGACGCTGGTCTCGCAGAAGACCTCGACGACACCGTACGGACGCGAAGTGCCGTTCATGGGCAATCCGCTGAAAATTACCGAGCTGCTCGCGCAGCTGCCGGGTGCCTTTTACGTCACCCGTCAGGCGGTCAATACCCCCGCCAACGTACGCAAGGCCAAGAAAGCGCTGCTCAACGGATTGAAATGGCAGGCCCTGAAAAAAGGCACCTGCTTCGTGGAGATCGTCTCCAACTGTCCGACAAACTGGGGCATGAAACCTGTCGAGTCGAACAAATGGCTCGAAGAGAACATGCTGCCGTACTATCCGCTCGGTGATATGAAAGTACCGTCAAAGGAGGAGTTAGAGAATGGTTGA
- a CDS encoding 3-methyl-2-oxobutanoate dehydrogenase subunit VorB has translation MGELRLMKGNEALAEAAIRAGMDAYFGYPITPQSEVLEYLTREAYNRTGCTILQAESEVASINMVYGAAGAGARVMTSSSSPGISLMQEGISYIAGAELPCLLVNINRGGPGLGTIQPSQGDYFQSVKGGGHGDYRLIVLAPATVQEMADFVQEGWELADKYRNPVLILADGALGQMMEKVELRKQVDRNAHTSPEWATTGKTKDRDRNIITSLFIKPEEMEQVNLQLQAKYRKIEEAETRVQEINTEDADFIIVAYGLSARIGRKVMEQLRVAGIKVGLIRPITLWPYPYEAVSRAADHVKGFLSLELNAGQMVEDVRLAVNGRCPVGHYGRMGGIIPSPEEVVDVIKTMYSKL, from the coding sequence GGTATCCGATTACCCCGCAATCCGAAGTACTCGAATATCTCACGCGCGAAGCTTACAATCGCACGGGCTGCACGATTCTGCAGGCCGAGAGCGAAGTTGCTTCCATCAACATGGTGTACGGTGCAGCCGGCGCCGGCGCGCGTGTCATGACATCGTCTTCCTCTCCCGGCATCAGCCTGATGCAGGAGGGCATTTCCTACATCGCGGGTGCGGAGCTTCCGTGTCTGCTTGTGAACATCAACCGCGGCGGTCCCGGACTCGGCACCATTCAGCCCTCGCAGGGCGATTATTTTCAGTCCGTCAAAGGTGGCGGCCATGGTGACTACCGTCTCATCGTGCTTGCACCGGCCACCGTTCAGGAAATGGCCGACTTCGTGCAGGAAGGCTGGGAGCTGGCGGACAAGTACCGCAATCCCGTTCTGATTCTTGCCGACGGTGCGTTGGGACAGATGATGGAGAAAGTCGAACTGCGTAAGCAGGTCGACCGCAATGCACATACTTCACCGGAATGGGCGACCACGGGCAAGACGAAAGACCGTGACCGCAACATCATCACCTCGCTGTTCATCAAGCCGGAAGAGATGGAGCAGGTCAATCTGCAGCTGCAGGCGAAATACCGCAAGATCGAGGAAGCGGAAACGCGTGTGCAGGAAATCAACACCGAGGATGCCGATTTCATCATCGTCGCCTACGGACTCTCCGCGCGTATCGGCCGCAAGGTCATGGAACAGCTGCGCGTGGCGGGCATCAAAGTCGGCTTGATTCGACCGATCACCCTGTGGCCGTATCCGTACGAGGCCGTTTCCCGTGCAGCGGATCATGTCAAGGGCTTCCTCTCGCTCGAGCTGAATGCGGGCCAGATGGTTGAAGACGTGCGTCTCGCCGTCAACGGCCGCTGTCCGGTCGGACATTACGGTCGCATGGGCGGCATCATTCCTTCCCCGGAAGAGGTGGTGGACGTCATCAAAACGATGTATTCGAAGTTATAA